One window from the genome of Sulfodiicoccus acidiphilus encodes:
- a CDS encoding 3,4-dihydroxy-2-butanone-4-phosphate synthase yields MNDKARLKQELERGLPVLVYDFEGREEEVDMVFYGGAVTPKSITTLRKEAGGLICFVTGEREGKLLGLPFFTEILREVGMGDLVKRPSYGDEPAFSLWVNHIETKTGISDNDRAKTIRGLHEVVKLLSTDDGEARRKFRESFMAPGHVPVLISRGVDRRRGHTELVMVLAEALGLERSMVIAEMLDEGASLSKEKAKKLAKNWGVSFLEGTEILGELA; encoded by the coding sequence GTGAACGATAAGGCGAGGCTTAAACAAGAGCTAGAGCGTGGACTACCCGTGCTTGTATACGATTTCGAGGGAAGGGAGGAGGAGGTCGATATGGTTTTCTACGGGGGGGCAGTGACCCCAAAGAGTATAACCACACTTAGGAAGGAGGCGGGGGGACTCATCTGCTTCGTCACAGGGGAGAGAGAAGGAAAACTCCTCGGATTGCCTTTCTTCACCGAAATTTTGAGAGAAGTAGGAATGGGAGATCTCGTTAAGAGGCCTTCTTATGGTGACGAGCCTGCGTTCTCGCTATGGGTCAACCACATTGAGACGAAAACGGGGATAAGTGACAACGATAGGGCCAAGACAATAAGGGGCCTTCACGAAGTAGTTAAGCTCCTATCCACGGACGACGGAGAAGCGAGGAGGAAATTTAGGGAAAGCTTCATGGCTCCAGGCCACGTTCCAGTCCTGATTTCAAGAGGTGTAGACAGAAGGAGAGGGCACACGGAACTGGTGATGGTTCTTGCTGAGGCCCTGGGGCTGGAAAGGAGTATGGTGATAGCAGAGATGCTCGATGAGGGGGCCAGCTTGAGTAAGGAGAAGGCCAAGAAATTGGCGAAGAACTGGGGAGTCTCTTTCCTAGAGGGAACAGAAATATTAGGTGAGCTGGCATGA
- the cedA1 gene encoding DNA import protein CedA1 codes for MTLASLISSMTTDVTTVAWSLFILAWAVGWALKGSPLPIFRVKRAGQGIIEDVILAAFWLALGTTVFAAITYFASQITVPGA; via the coding sequence GTGACCCTAGCTTCGTTAATCTCTTCGATGACAACAGATGTAACGACGGTGGCTTGGAGTCTCTTCATACTGGCCTGGGCGGTTGGATGGGCCCTCAAGGGATCTCCACTTCCCATATTCAGGGTCAAGAGAGCAGGACAGGGCATCATAGAAGACGTCATTCTGGCAGCCTTCTGGTTAGCTCTAGGTACTACAGTCTTCGCAGCGATAACCTACTTCGCCTCTCAAATAACGGTTCCTGGTGCCTAG
- the ribC gene encoding riboflavin synthase, producing MRKYGVADTTFSRVDMGKEAIRVISKEDPEAQIVRYTVPGIKDLPAAAKRLLDAGCDGVITLGWVGRTQLDKYSYIAASVGLIFVQIMTSKHVMDVTVHEDETNEERLAQVAIDRARKHALNLVRLVRDGPNSLTPLAGKGLRQGYEDAGSLD from the coding sequence ATGAGGAAGTACGGTGTGGCCGACACCACGTTCTCCAGAGTTGACATGGGAAAGGAGGCGATAAGAGTAATATCCAAGGAGGACCCTGAAGCACAAATCGTCAGATATACCGTTCCCGGGATCAAAGACCTTCCGGCAGCCGCTAAGAGGCTATTGGACGCTGGATGCGATGGGGTGATAACCCTAGGCTGGGTAGGGAGGACTCAACTGGACAAGTACAGCTACATCGCGGCGAGCGTAGGCTTAATATTTGTACAGATCATGACCTCAAAACACGTGATGGATGTGACTGTTCACGAGGACGAGACAAACGAGGAAAGGCTGGCCCAGGTGGCCATAGATAGGGCGAGGAAACATGCCTTAAACTTGGTTAGACTAGTAAGGGATGGTCCCAACTCTCTTACACCTCTCGCTGGAAAGGGACTGAGGCAGGGGTACGAGGATGCAGGATCGCTCGATTAG
- a CDS encoding DNA polymerase sliding clamp translates to MKVVYSDALSFRSLVQTISSLVDEAAFTFDRDGVVVVAMDPAHVSMITVKLGTVFFSSYDVAEKFVFGFNTQYLLRLLKFLRKGDALEISSDPSGLVILNVNGKVPRRFLLRNLSVSSPNLPQLKMEFDVRAVVSSEALFRAIDQASAVSDAVTFTVDESSLRIVAGEENALEVELSKDMGALREVSMKKKSTASYSLDYLNGITGLGRMSKEVELQFSEEKPLQLNFPVDGGNVTYLLAPKLS, encoded by the coding sequence GTGAAAGTTGTATACTCTGACGCACTCTCGTTCAGATCGTTGGTACAGACCATTAGTTCCTTAGTAGACGAGGCCGCTTTCACGTTCGATCGGGATGGAGTGGTTGTTGTTGCCATGGACCCAGCTCACGTTTCTATGATAACGGTAAAGTTGGGAACTGTGTTCTTCTCATCGTACGATGTTGCGGAGAAGTTCGTGTTCGGATTCAATACCCAGTACCTACTGAGGCTCCTGAAGTTCCTGAGGAAGGGAGATGCGTTGGAGATCTCTTCCGACCCCTCGGGTTTGGTTATACTCAACGTTAACGGAAAGGTACCTAGGAGATTCTTGCTCAGGAATCTATCGGTTTCTTCTCCTAATTTACCTCAGCTCAAGATGGAGTTCGACGTAAGGGCAGTGGTCAGTTCGGAAGCTCTGTTTAGAGCAATAGATCAAGCGTCGGCCGTGAGCGACGCGGTGACTTTCACAGTTGACGAGTCATCTTTGAGGATCGTGGCTGGTGAAGAAAACGCGTTGGAGGTGGAACTCTCGAAAGATATGGGGGCGCTGAGGGAGGTATCCATGAAGAAGAAGTCAACTGCTTCTTACTCTTTGGACTACCTCAACGGTATCACGGGTTTAGGTAGGATGTCTAAGGAAGTTGAGCTCCAGTTTTCTGAGGAGAAGCCCCTCCAGCTGAACTTCCCAGTGGACGGTGGAAACGTAACGTATTTATTGGCACCTAAGCTCTCTTGA
- a CDS encoding amidohydrolase family protein, with protein sequence MAVPALINSHAHTADYVRPEYGGDKPIKEVVGDPDSLKYRLFREVDSTDGIRDFLRTSAELGIAGVIDFREEDIYGVERASKARREYPGRYVILGRTDEKKPTEDKLRKLREVADGIGVPSASYYDDETLELVKKIFQGKMRAAHVSETLKQGLEGDLERLLRLSPTLLVHGTRLSMKELEEIGRLKIPLVMCPRSNLWFSVGIPRVATALKKGVRLLLGTDNGGLVSPDMWRELETATLIARAEDPSFSDAKEIIGAATLNAYEFLGMQPIEEGARGNFVIIDGEVSGINRSLDKYMAIVKRGGKVLYTIIEGQHFQRSS encoded by the coding sequence GTGGCTGTTCCTGCTTTAATCAACTCACACGCCCATACCGCCGACTACGTTAGGCCTGAGTACGGAGGAGACAAACCCATAAAGGAGGTTGTTGGAGATCCAGACAGCTTAAAGTACAGATTATTCAGGGAAGTTGACTCAACCGACGGTATTAGGGACTTCTTGAGGACTTCGGCGGAACTCGGAATAGCAGGTGTGATCGATTTCAGAGAGGAGGACATTTACGGGGTGGAGAGGGCCTCGAAGGCTAGAAGAGAGTATCCAGGCAGATACGTGATTCTAGGTAGGACTGACGAGAAAAAGCCTACAGAGGACAAGTTGAGGAAGTTGAGGGAGGTGGCAGACGGGATAGGGGTTCCCAGTGCGTCGTATTACGACGATGAGACGCTAGAGTTGGTTAAGAAAATCTTCCAGGGGAAAATGAGGGCAGCACACGTCTCCGAGACCCTGAAGCAAGGACTGGAAGGGGACCTAGAAAGGCTCCTAAGGCTATCCCCAACTCTCCTGGTTCACGGAACTCGCCTATCTATGAAGGAGCTAGAGGAGATAGGAAGATTGAAAATACCTCTAGTAATGTGCCCCAGGAGCAACCTATGGTTCTCCGTGGGAATACCACGAGTAGCGACTGCCCTGAAGAAGGGAGTGAGATTGCTTTTAGGGACTGACAACGGTGGGCTTGTATCACCGGACATGTGGAGAGAACTTGAGACCGCGACGTTAATAGCGAGGGCCGAAGATCCTTCTTTCAGCGATGCGAAGGAAATAATTGGAGCCGCAACCCTCAACGCTTACGAGTTTTTAGGAATGCAGCCTATAGAGGAGGGAGCCCGCGGTAATTTCGTCATCATAGATGGAGAGGTGAGTGGGATAAACAGGTCATTGGATAAGTATATGGCTATCGTGAAAAGAGGAGGAAAGGTCCTTTACACCATAATCGAAGGTCAGCATTTCCAGCGCAGCTCATGA
- a CDS encoding cobyrinate a,c-diamide synthase, whose amino-acid sequence MLLPRVIIAADRSGSGKTTATAALMRKLSKTKKVRGFKAGPDYIDPGYHRVATGTPAANLDLWMMGEKGVMNSLAKYGKGFDISVIEGVMGLYDGAGGKYSTFELAKVTGTPIVAVIDASGMSTTAGAVVKGLIDYRGAEVKGVIFNKVSSERHYLECASSLPEGVKPLGYLPKRAEIQVEERHLGLLTVEDNSRAERIVKTAEESLILDVDDLVNIATTARDLPDAPEENREQKGRAAVAYDSAFSFYYLQNLDAIRSKYEIEFFSPLNNEVPKEVDFIYLGGGYPELHLSELEAATATKTWLLEQINMGTKVFGECGGLMFLGKRLLRDGRDYRMVGALDVEIETKSKLTIGYTELEAVKDNLISREGSRIRGHEFHVSKVVSYNERPVFRNRLGKGLGDGWDGLQVQNALGTYSHFLFANLPKFLS is encoded by the coding sequence ATGCTCCTTCCACGTGTAATAATAGCTGCTGATAGGAGTGGGTCAGGAAAGACCACCGCTACCGCGGCCTTGATGAGGAAGTTATCGAAAACCAAGAAAGTGAGGGGATTCAAGGCCGGTCCAGACTATATAGACCCAGGGTATCACAGAGTTGCTACAGGTACGCCCGCAGCTAACCTAGACTTATGGATGATGGGAGAGAAAGGAGTGATGAACAGCTTAGCTAAATACGGTAAGGGATTCGACATCAGTGTAATAGAGGGGGTCATGGGACTGTACGATGGAGCAGGAGGGAAGTACAGTACTTTCGAACTAGCTAAGGTCACCGGAACACCTATAGTTGCGGTAATAGACGCCAGCGGGATGTCAACTACAGCAGGAGCGGTGGTTAAGGGATTGATCGATTACAGGGGGGCAGAAGTGAAGGGCGTGATCTTCAACAAGGTGAGCTCCGAGAGGCACTACTTAGAGTGCGCCAGTTCTCTGCCTGAAGGGGTGAAGCCTTTAGGTTACCTACCTAAGAGGGCGGAGATCCAAGTCGAGGAGAGACACTTGGGCCTGCTAACAGTGGAGGACAACTCTAGGGCAGAGAGAATAGTAAAGACCGCAGAAGAATCGTTGATCTTGGACGTGGATGACCTTGTGAATATAGCGACAACTGCGAGGGATTTGCCCGATGCTCCTGAGGAAAACAGGGAGCAAAAAGGGAGGGCGGCGGTGGCTTACGACAGTGCGTTCAGCTTTTATTACTTACAGAACCTAGACGCAATCAGAAGTAAGTACGAAATAGAGTTCTTCAGCCCGCTCAATAACGAGGTCCCTAAGGAGGTCGACTTCATATATCTAGGAGGAGGTTACCCTGAACTGCACCTTTCCGAGTTGGAGGCCGCCACTGCGACCAAAACCTGGCTCCTAGAGCAGATAAACATGGGAACCAAAGTTTTCGGGGAGTGTGGAGGCCTAATGTTCCTAGGCAAGAGGCTGCTTAGGGATGGAAGAGACTACAGAATGGTCGGTGCCCTAGATGTGGAGATTGAGACCAAGAGCAAACTAACCATAGGATACACGGAACTGGAGGCCGTAAAGGACAACTTGATTAGTCGAGAGGGAAGTCGAATACGGGGACACGAGTTCCACGTCTCCAAAGTGGTGAGTTACAACGAAAGACCCGTTTTCAGAAATCGACTAGGAAAGGGCCTAGGGGATGGTTGGGACGGACTTCAGGTGCAAAATGCCCTAGGAACTTATAGTCACTTCCTCTTCGCCAATCTCCCTAAGTTCCTTTCTTGA
- a CDS encoding 30S ribosomal protein S6e: MPDFKVSISDPGTKGGKSLNLKVKSSQKVKPGTGEKEGRTLPIALLNPEVVRQLDLAGFLSLEASGAEGKKVKVHFAVQLDQEVPRDEVWVSDAVAEKLGNQEVKAYRTRAFQLTLDQGKLSQLVGVKLGDEVDGSIFGIQGVKLRLTGGSDVAGFPMRFDVMGPVKRKVLLSGPPGYHPEEEGIRRRKLVRGNTVSTELSQLNMVIVR, from the coding sequence GTGCCAGATTTCAAGGTCAGCATTAGCGATCCCGGAACTAAGGGCGGGAAGTCTTTGAACCTGAAGGTGAAGTCGTCGCAAAAGGTGAAGCCAGGAACTGGAGAAAAGGAAGGGAGGACTCTTCCGATTGCCTTGTTGAATCCAGAGGTTGTGAGACAGTTGGATTTAGCTGGCTTCTTATCTCTAGAGGCGTCAGGAGCCGAGGGAAAGAAGGTAAAGGTGCACTTTGCAGTGCAGTTGGACCAAGAAGTCCCTCGCGACGAGGTCTGGGTGAGCGACGCCGTAGCCGAGAAGCTTGGCAACCAAGAGGTTAAGGCATATAGGACAAGGGCCTTCCAACTTACCCTCGACCAGGGAAAACTATCTCAGTTAGTTGGGGTGAAGTTAGGAGACGAGGTAGACGGTTCCATATTCGGAATTCAGGGGGTAAAGTTGAGGCTGACGGGTGGTTCTGACGTAGCGGGCTTTCCTATGAGGTTCGACGTAATGGGACCGGTAAAGAGGAAGGTGTTGCTCTCAGGACCCCCTGGATACCATCCCGAGGAAGAAGGAATAAGAAGAAGGAAACTGGTCAGGGGTAACACCGTCAGTACCGAGCTCTCTCAGCTTAATATGGTAATAGTAAGGTGA
- a CDS encoding GTP cyclohydrolase IIa → MMMAVRLSGYREWTEILGDDREWRIQEAQFRLALGITKEADRQGTIPFMTTFDAFLVPTIGIKAGGARRIFQEAIKVAPVLPSGCVRSGRTPLEAQRQASECANNMKPGEFDDEVDSKEGEVWIAHFDVNGFSRNRLSLYERAVWVNEVFLKLSKELMKLGAVAQYMGGDNMVALIDPSTLQEVKDVLNGFGDKLKAGVGKGKNPKEAAARATEALNRIRKKREDNWVVVGSST, encoded by the coding sequence ATGATGATGGCGGTGAGACTTTCTGGGTACAGAGAGTGGACGGAGATCCTAGGTGATGATAGAGAATGGAGAATACAGGAGGCACAGTTTAGACTGGCCTTAGGCATAACAAAGGAGGCAGATAGGCAGGGAACAATACCCTTTATGACTACATTCGATGCGTTCTTGGTCCCAACTATTGGGATTAAAGCGGGAGGGGCTAGGAGGATATTTCAGGAAGCAATAAAGGTGGCACCTGTCCTTCCGTCGGGCTGCGTGAGGTCTGGCAGAACTCCCTTAGAGGCCCAACGTCAAGCCTCAGAGTGCGCCAACAACATGAAACCAGGTGAGTTCGACGATGAAGTCGATTCTAAGGAGGGAGAGGTGTGGATTGCACACTTCGACGTCAATGGATTTTCAAGGAACAGGTTATCGCTGTACGAGAGGGCCGTGTGGGTAAACGAGGTCTTCTTAAAGCTCTCAAAGGAACTGATGAAATTAGGGGCGGTGGCGCAGTATATGGGGGGAGACAACATGGTGGCACTAATCGACCCATCGACTCTGCAGGAGGTTAAGGATGTGTTGAACGGCTTCGGCGATAAGCTAAAAGCGGGGGTAGGAAAGGGAAAGAACCCCAAGGAGGCAGCCGCTAGGGCCACAGAAGCCCTGAACAGAATAAGGAAGAAGCGTGAGGACAACTGGGTGGTAGTAGGCTCATCAACTTAG
- a CDS encoding methionine synthase — translation MSSTLPLLPTTVIGSYPRPKWLREALRLRSTGRMKEEELREAFDDSVQVVLREHGLAGVDVPTDGEMRRDEMVEFFAERLGGFKFYGPVRVWGANYYRKPSVVSKVSYREPMLVDEFKYASSVSYTPNLKVTITGPYTMADWSYNEYYKSKEELAHDLAKVMNAEMKSLVEAGAKVIQVDEPAIHTHKSEVDWAVHVVNESVKGINVKVVLHVCYGDYSIIFPKLNELLVDQVNLALKNYDYEPIKLLKRYRIEKEIGVGVIDVHTNRVETPDEVAKDLNRVLKYLDYLPPHKFWVNPDCGLKLRPRKVAFEKLKSMVNGTLALRSRLKSTEEPTLKPLFSR, via the coding sequence GTGAGTTCAACTCTCCCCCTTCTTCCAACAACTGTCATAGGAAGTTACCCAAGGCCTAAGTGGCTAAGGGAGGCCCTACGCTTAAGGTCCACGGGCAGAATGAAAGAAGAAGAACTGAGGGAAGCGTTCGACGATTCTGTACAGGTAGTATTGAGAGAACATGGACTTGCCGGAGTTGACGTCCCTACCGATGGAGAGATGAGGAGGGACGAGATGGTGGAGTTCTTCGCGGAGAGACTTGGAGGATTTAAGTTTTACGGGCCAGTTAGAGTATGGGGAGCCAACTACTACAGGAAACCCTCAGTGGTAAGCAAGGTAAGTTACAGAGAACCGATGTTGGTTGACGAGTTTAAGTACGCCAGCTCAGTATCTTACACTCCCAACCTCAAGGTTACAATCACTGGTCCCTATACCATGGCCGACTGGTCCTACAACGAATATTACAAGTCTAAGGAGGAGCTAGCTCACGATTTGGCTAAGGTCATGAATGCAGAAATGAAGTCGTTGGTAGAGGCTGGCGCCAAGGTTATTCAGGTTGACGAACCTGCTATACATACCCACAAGTCTGAGGTGGATTGGGCAGTACACGTAGTCAACGAGTCAGTTAAGGGTATTAACGTTAAGGTTGTCCTTCATGTATGCTACGGAGACTACTCCATAATATTTCCTAAACTTAATGAACTTTTAGTCGATCAAGTGAATCTGGCGTTGAAGAACTACGATTACGAACCAATCAAGTTACTGAAGAGGTACAGAATTGAAAAGGAAATAGGGGTGGGAGTAATAGATGTCCATACCAATAGAGTGGAGACACCCGATGAGGTCGCCAAGGATCTAAATAGAGTATTGAAGTACCTAGATTACCTTCCTCCTCACAAGTTCTGGGTGAATCCAGACTGCGGTCTCAAACTCCGCCCCAGGAAAGTAGCATTCGAGAAGTTAAAGTCTATGGTCAACGGCACATTGGCATTGAGGAGCAGGCTTAAGTCCACCGAGGAACCCACACTCAAGCCCTTGTTTAGTAGGTGA
- a CDS encoding 30S ribosomal protein S15, with protein MNKKRPKGSSHSTRPVRAGAPKWVRFTDEEIGVLVEELAKRGYGPSMIGLILRDQYGVPLVRRVANKKLTQILKEKGLAPEIPEDLFNLIRRAVRVRKHMFNYPRDRAAKRGLEEIESKIRRLSTYYKRTGRLSLDWTYDPAKAELLVTGAS; from the coding sequence ATGAACAAGAAAAGACCTAAGGGTTCATCACATTCGACCAGGCCGGTCAGAGCTGGGGCTCCCAAGTGGGTCAGATTCACTGATGAGGAAATTGGTGTGTTAGTGGAGGAGCTAGCCAAGAGAGGCTACGGTCCATCCATGATAGGTCTAATACTAAGGGATCAATACGGCGTACCTTTAGTGAGAAGGGTAGCGAACAAGAAGTTGACCCAAATTCTGAAGGAAAAGGGCCTCGCCCCCGAAATTCCTGAGGATTTGTTCAACCTAATAAGGAGGGCCGTTAGAGTAAGGAAACACATGTTTAACTACCCTAGGGACAGGGCAGCAAAGAGGGGATTAGAGGAGATAGAGTCAAAGATAAGGAGGCTTTCCACCTACTACAAGAGAACAGGTAGACTTTCCTTGGACTGGACCTATGACCCAGCTAAAGCAGAGCTTCTAGTAACTGGAGCCTCCTAA
- the rnhA gene encoding ribonuclease HI encodes MRGKGFFDGLCEPVNPGGIATFGYVMVTELGKEQGFGLAAEPWTSDSTNNVAEYTGLICLLKRMLSLGVTEVEIFGDSQLVIRQLRGEYKVKSSRIEPLYTEARRLLEHFRSVKVEWIPREKNEEADSMTRKAYELAKRGELTKVGCQS; translated from the coding sequence TTGAGAGGAAAAGGATTCTTTGACGGACTCTGTGAACCTGTTAACCCCGGTGGGATAGCGACCTTCGGATACGTGATGGTGACTGAACTCGGAAAGGAACAAGGCTTCGGTCTCGCTGCCGAACCTTGGACCTCCGACTCTACCAACAACGTGGCAGAGTATACGGGTTTGATATGCCTCCTGAAGAGGATGTTAAGCCTCGGAGTGACGGAGGTCGAGATCTTCGGAGACAGTCAGTTGGTGATCAGACAGCTAAGGGGTGAGTATAAGGTTAAGTCTAGTAGAATTGAACCGCTTTACACCGAGGCAAGGAGGTTACTAGAGCATTTTAGAAGCGTGAAAGTGGAGTGGATACCCCGCGAAAAGAACGAGGAAGCAGACTCCATGACCAGAAAAGCGTACGAGCTGGCAAAGAGGGGGGAGCTAACCAAGGTCGGTTGCCAAAGCTAG
- a CDS encoding DUF2208 domain-containing protein: MSSYPNPYSPKYLAVSQVLLVVLAIANSFLPKYFFLFYILYLIGTFAFIGIFTYRTNPMIRDRSLMKEVMSSRSLHEEKDVQQLIMNDREYVKELTAQSSKMLKYMLFLLIYTVAVILVYDDVLIKVINSPAFKANDIYRFVIYVIYFEALFGISFIMSRRVFRMGNINKVAPNSYKITEKGVVGNGFPSVTIHGVHLADAEIRVNPENKYVEIVPSDASKKSVPYTVRLYSNDVNKVKELLERVKKISVKKGT, encoded by the coding sequence ATGTCTTCGTATCCTAATCCCTACAGTCCTAAGTACTTAGCCGTTTCGCAGGTACTGCTGGTAGTTCTCGCAATTGCTAATAGTTTCCTACCCAAATACTTCTTCCTGTTCTATATACTCTATCTCATCGGCACCTTCGCATTCATAGGCATCTTCACCTACAGGACTAACCCAATGATTAGGGATAGGAGTCTCATGAAGGAGGTAATGTCGTCAAGGAGCCTCCACGAGGAAAAGGACGTTCAGCAGCTCATAATGAACGATAGAGAGTACGTGAAGGAATTGACTGCACAGTCCTCTAAGATGCTTAAGTACATGCTATTTCTGCTGATTTACACTGTTGCAGTGATACTCGTCTACGACGACGTCTTGATCAAGGTAATAAACTCTCCAGCCTTCAAGGCTAACGACATCTACAGGTTCGTTATATACGTGATATACTTCGAGGCCCTCTTCGGGATAAGCTTCATAATGTCTAGGAGGGTCTTCCGGATGGGTAACATCAACAAGGTCGCTCCTAACAGCTACAAGATCACCGAGAAGGGAGTAGTTGGAAACGGTTTCCCATCGGTCACCATACACGGCGTCCACTTAGCTGATGCTGAGATCCGCGTCAACCCAGAGAACAAGTACGTGGAGATCGTTCCCTCTGACGCATCTAAGAAGTCCGTGCCTTACACGGTGAGACTTTACTCTAACGATGTAAATAAAGTGAAGGAGTTGTTGGAGAGAGTGAAGAAAATAAGCGTCAAGAAAGGAACTTAG
- a CDS encoding CbiX/SirB N-terminal domain-containing protein, with the protein MLGVLLVLHGSRESSWKEVATKYAELLRRDFSIVEYGFIEFNTPTLREAFENLVRKGATEVVAVPLLFAAGAHFKRDVPRLLGVRDGYCEVEGKRVRIAIAEPLGVDERVAGLLAERAKQAIRTPTA; encoded by the coding sequence ATGCTAGGTGTCCTCTTAGTTCTTCATGGGAGTAGAGAAAGCTCGTGGAAGGAGGTGGCAACCAAGTACGCAGAGCTTCTAAGGAGAGACTTCAGTATCGTCGAGTACGGCTTCATAGAGTTCAACACCCCCACCTTAAGAGAAGCGTTCGAGAACTTGGTGAGAAAAGGGGCCACTGAGGTAGTTGCTGTACCACTTCTCTTCGCTGCAGGTGCCCACTTCAAGAGGGATGTACCCAGGCTATTGGGAGTTCGAGATGGATATTGTGAAGTGGAGGGAAAGAGAGTGAGAATCGCCATAGCAGAACCTCTAGGAGTGGACGAGAGGGTTGCTGGGCTATTAGCGGAGAGGGCTAAGCAGGCAATCAGAACCCCTACGGCCTGA
- the ribH gene encoding 6,7-dimethyl-8-ribityllumazine synthase, giving the protein MQDRSIRLAIVVAEFNYDVTYLMLQRALSHAKFLGVDVPLVVKVPGSFEIPLAASKLAERPDVDAVVTLGAVIKGETKHDESVASQVFRKIMDISLDSNKPVTVGIIGPGASHEQAVDRIEEYAVRAVESAVKMVRRLRSLEEVKEVGETVTVE; this is encoded by the coding sequence ATGCAGGATCGCTCGATTAGGCTCGCCATAGTTGTGGCGGAGTTCAACTACGACGTCACCTACCTGATGCTGCAGAGGGCCCTATCCCACGCTAAGTTCCTCGGCGTTGATGTGCCACTTGTGGTGAAAGTCCCTGGAAGCTTCGAAATTCCCCTCGCGGCCTCTAAGTTAGCTGAGAGACCCGACGTCGATGCTGTGGTGACCTTAGGTGCGGTAATAAAGGGTGAGACCAAACACGACGAATCGGTGGCTTCTCAAGTTTTTAGAAAGATAATGGATATATCACTTGACTCAAACAAGCCTGTGACAGTCGGGATAATAGGACCTGGTGCTTCCCACGAACAGGCGGTGGACAGAATAGAGGAGTATGCGGTGAGAGCCGTGGAATCGGCGGTAAAGATGGTGAGGAGATTGAGGAGCTTGGAGGAAGTGAAGGAAGTAGGGGAGACAGTGACAGTGGAATGA